In Zea mays cultivar B73 chromosome 7, Zm-B73-REFERENCE-NAM-5.0, whole genome shotgun sequence, the following proteins share a genomic window:
- the LOC103633620 gene encoding la-related protein 1B yields MSPAAGGPAPAPAPAQSAAAVPQAIAVPPESGRSAPEASRRDPPAHPEGADPTNAAARKTTWSVLAQTPAAAAEATPEGGGIIGGDASWPALVESTRACPKSGSSDSLNALSDVSGPPPQEDTIAASSVLPHPVVGANPIPTAQNPTSIPPRTPAASSQQNGATTQTFPVRRSGNRGNGSNGGVRAANSSGGDGSSGSGGDGNWNDGSLGTDSGCNSSNGDGPINLDDNVPGTRCARGNDNDSSRNPSGNGHWNHNIRGGGGGGDGNNRNSSGSSNHWNNNPRNSSSSNGVGGRGGYRGRRDHERGANFSPRNFPRVPVMPYQQQQQPGIYQPGPFHRPPPPAAHFMVPQHFYVPSFPYLADVQPYPVYLPPVEQFQNMHLLRPPMQPAWVPPHQDQPNLQDSIRNQIEFYFSTNNLCHDTFLRRHMNNQGWVPIDLILGFNRMRAFTGLVDTNYILDAIRGSELLEVQGDNVRRRNDWMEWLLH; encoded by the exons ATGTCGCCGGCTGCTGgtggccccgcgcccgcgccagcGCCAGCGCAATCAGCGGCCGCCGTTCCGCAGGCGATCGCGGTACCGCCGGAGTCCGGCCGTTCGGCGCCCGAGGCGTCCCGCAGGGATCCACCGGCCCACCCCGAGGGGGCCGATCCCACCAATGCGGCGGCAAGGAAGACAACGTGGAGCGTGCTGGCGCAGACCCCCGCCGCCGCGGCGGAGGCGACCCCAGAGGGCGGCGGCATCATCGGCGGGGACGCCTCGTGGCCGGCGCTCGTGGAGTCGACGCGCGCGTGCCCCAAGTCGGGCTCGTCCGACTCCCTCAATGCCCTCTCCGATGTTTCCGGCCCGCCTCCGCAG GAGGATACAATTGCTGCTTCATCGGTACTTCCACATCCAGTTGTGGGGGCTAATCCGATTCCCACTGCCCAAAACCCTACCTCCATACCTCCTCGCACGCCTGCGGCTTCCTCTCAGCAGAACGGTGCCACAACCCAGACATTTCCAGTTCGGCGCAGTGGCAACCGTGGAAATGGTAGCAATGGTGGCGTCAGGGCTGCCAATAGTAGCGGAGGTGACGGGAGCAGCGGCAGTGGTGGTGATGGTAACTGGAATGATGGAAGCCTTGGTACTGACAGCGGTTGCAACAGCAGCAATGGCGATGGTCCCATCAATTTGGATGATAATGTCCCTGGCACTCGTTGTGCCCGTGGGAATGACAATGACAGCAGCAGAAATCCTTCTGGCAATGGCCACTGGAACCACAACATacgaggtggtggtggtggtggtgatgggAACAATAGAAATAGCAGTGGTAGCAGCAACCACTGGAATAATAATCCCCGAAATAGTAGTAGTAGCAATGGCGTTGGAGGTCGTGGTGGTTACCGGGGTCGCCGTGACCATGAGAGAGGGGCTAATTTCTCCCCTAGGAACTTCCCAAGAGTTCCGGTAATGCCatatcaacagcagcagcagcctgGCATCTACCAGCCTGGGCCCTTTCACCGACCACCACCACCGGCTGCCCATTTCATGGTGCCACAGCATTTTTATGTCCCATCATTTCcctaccttg CTGATGTGCAACCTTATCCTGTCTACCTCCCACCAGTAGAACAGTTTCAGAAcatgcatcttcttcggccacccATGCAGCCTGCTTGGGTTCCTCCTCATCAGGATCAACCAAATCTCCAAGATAGTATTAGGAATCAGATAGAGTTCTATTTTAG CACAAATAATCTATGCCATGACACATTCTTGAGGAGACATATGAACAATCAAGGATGGGTACCTATTGACCTAATCTTAGGGTTCAACCGG ATGAGGGCGTTTACAGGTTTGGTGGACACCAACTACATACTAGATGCTATCCGTGGTTCTGAGTTATTGGAAGTGCAG GGAGATAATGTCCGGAGGCGCAATGATTGGATGGAATGGCTGCTTCATTAA